CGGGGACCAGGCCCACGCGTTTCTCGGGTAGCTTGTCCCTCAATTGGGAGAGCCACCGGGACGCTATGTTCGGAAGATTGCTCATGTTGGACCTAAAGGCTTATTAAACGGGTTGGTGAAAAAGGGTGTCGATCAAAATTTACGATTCTCGACGATACGAATAAAGCGAAACGGATAGCCCAGCTCCGCTGAGATAGCTGGCGCTGTGCGCGCAGATCCGCGGGACCGGTTTCTCTGGGCCGCGGACGAGTCTGGTGCGGCGTCTTCTTCGGGGGAATTGGTTTCCGCTTGATTCCGGTTTTGTGATGAATCAGCGGCCCCGGCATCTGAGCCGGACCAGGAAACAAGGGCTTCCAGGTCAAATCGGGCATCGCCCCGGCTTGCCCTCACCTTGACGCGGAGTAGTTCAATCCCGGTTGATACGTCGCTGGTCTCGCCGAGGGCTGCCTCCTCGAGGTTCCGTATCAGCCGGTCGTCCTCAGTCCCGGAAATCCCGTCTATGCCATTTTTGTAGTCGGCGAGGGAATAGGGGTCGAGGAAGCCGCTTTCAGCCAGAAAATCCAAGACGAGTCCCGAGGCCTGGTTGATATTCGTCTTGCCGCTGTGATAAAGGGAGACCGCATTTTTGAATGAGGCCCAGTCGCTTGTGGGGCTCCCCGCTTCATCGAAAAAGAGCTCATTAAAGGGTTGGATCAGGCGAAATTCATCCCATGAGACGATAGCGGAGTTGGCTGGCTTGTATGGCGGGTCCATGTCCT
This region of Oceanipulchritudo coccoides genomic DNA includes:
- a CDS encoding general secretion pathway protein GspK, with the protein product MAFHPTQFGQKGAPKNGSITVLVLVFVVLLTFIVVAFLEEATSKIKYYGLFHNRDDLRVDAYSALEISLAVINQYREIEGALWGPAQGWSNPLQQVGFTPAHASSVSVSFEDESAKLGLESLEYDDLIILFDVMGFDLPEAQALADGLIDWTDEDDARRLNGFDGEDYEDMDPPYKPANSAIVSWDEFRLIQPFNELFFDEAGSPTSDWASFKNAVSLYHSGKTNINQASGLVLDFLAESGFLDPYSLADYKNGIDGISGTEDDRLIRNLEEAALGETSDVSTGIELLRVKVRASRGDARFDLEALVSWSGSDAGAADSSQNRNQAETNSPEEDAAPDSSAAQRNRSRGSARTAPAISAELGYPFRFIRIVENRKF